The Nothobranchius furzeri strain GRZ-AD chromosome 8, NfurGRZ-RIMD1, whole genome shotgun sequence sequence TTCTGGTCTTGAGCGTTCCTCCACATCTGAGGTTTAAAAGAGAAGAGGCCAACACTTCTCTCCCCTCATCAGGACAGTTTGTGTCGTGGGCTGAGGGAACATTTTGGAGCGTTTGCAAACTTTGGttctgccatccatccatccatccttccatccatccatgaatccatccatgcatccatccatccatccatccgtccgtccgtccttccatccatccatccatgcatccatccatccatcagtctgtccgtccgtccatccgttcGTCCGTccgtccttccatccatccatctatcgtccgtccatccgtccgtccgtccttccatccatccatccatgcatccatccgtccatcagtctgtccgtccgtccatccgttcGTCCGTctgtccatgcatccatccatccatgcatccatccgtcTGTCTGTCCATCCGTTCATccgtccttccatccatccatctatccgttcgtttgtccgtccatccatccatgcatccatccgtccatctgtgcgtccatccatccatgcatccatccatctatccgtccgtccatccgtctgtccgtccgtccatccgtctatccatccatccatccatgcatccatccgtccatccatgcatccatccgtccatccgtgcatccatccatccatccatccatgcatccatccgtctatccatccatccatccatgcatccatccatccatccatgcatccatccgtctatccatgcatccatccatccatccatccatccatgcatccatccgtctatccatccatccatccatgcatccatccatccatccatccatccatgcatccatccatgcatccatccatgcatccatccgtccgtctggCTGTCCGtatgtctgtctgtccatccgtccgtccattttTTTCCACTTATCTGAGGTCAGGTctcggggcagcagcctaagcagagaggcccacacttccctctcccagacacctggaccagctcctccgggggaatcccaaggtgttccctggtcaggtgagagacatagaccctccaccgtgtcctgggtctacctttaggtctcctcccggttggacgtgtccagaaaacctcaccagggaggcgtccaggagacatcctgaccagatgcccaagccaccacaactggctcctcttgatatggaggagcagcgggtctactccgagcccctcccagatgaccgagcttctcaccctatcgctaagggagagcccagacaccctgtggagaaaactcatttcagccgcttgtatccgcgatctcgttcttacccaaagctcgtgaccataggtgagggtaggaatgtagattgaccagctttttttccacagtacaacttacaaggcattaattcctgctAAAGACAACTGCAGATGTGTTCAGAtgtgagtgaaggacctctttaactgtgtgtgtgcggtgtgtgtgtgtgggggggggggggtccctagTAACTCAGAATCTGTGTTTTGCTTGAGCAAGCCACCCACCCCAAATGTTCCACCTCTCAATCACAGATCCAAGAGCAGCGTTTTGGTTTCAGATGGTGCAGGAGCAGCCTGCCGGAGCCCGGCGGTGGGTGGGGAGGCGGGCGGAGCATCTCGTGCAAACTGCTATGCGTGAGTAGAGTGTTTGGATCCTATTTCAAGTTTAGACAGAAAGGGGCTGAACGGCTGCCAGGTAAACAGAGCAGCAGGTACTGATTTGGCCCCGTGTTTATGCTTACACAAAAACAGCCCCAGGCTGAATGGAGGTAGGTCCTATCAGCTGCAGCGATAAAGCGAGGTGTCTACGGCTGAGATCAATCAttgttccttttttctttttcaaccCCCCtccatggcacacacacacacacacacacacacacacacagactccctcCAAGCCTCCCGGCTCGGCGTGAGAGGAGCTGGTAGCGTGTGAAGAGCTGAAATGGACGATAGGAGCAGATAGGGCTGTAGGAATGAGGCCCGCGTGGCCCGCATGGCTGAGACCTGCTGACAGACACGCCCCAACACCATCATGTTACAGACGCGGTATTAAGGGGTGCAGGCAAGCCTGGTTTCCTCCTGAGAGGATTTCTGTAGATCATCAGTCCTCAAAGGTGTTTGGGAGATGGTGACGAGTTTAGGTCCCAAACATCAAGAAAGAAAACAAGTGTGTCTGTTTACCGCACGTTAACTTCGGGGAAACTGCGAGATAACGGAGGGATTTGGGTTTGAACACAAACAGAAAGAGAAGGGAAACCCCAACCCACACAACCTCCTCACTGACTAGCAACAATACTGCACAACCCAAAGGGCTTACAATGAAGAAGATGTTTCAGTTCCCCTCCCAGGAGGAGTACGGGATAGTTGAGCTTATAAACACTAACTGTCTGATGTAGCGTgacgagctgaaactacctatgaataccccttgAGGAGTCTGTGATTGTGTGGGAGTGGTTGTACAGATTAGATGCAGGAAAGtgttggaaaggtgaaatctgagTCCTCCTCCTCTATTTAAAGTGGCTTTTTCACGTTTGACACAGACCGCTTCCTTTGCTCCTCTCTCAAACATCCAtcgtctctgtccagaatgtgtcccttgtccttcaggtgtaggtggactgcagagtcgtgacctgaagaggcggctctcctgtgttgtgccatgctcttgtgtaattgttgtttagtttccttgatgtaaagatctggacagtcctctCTACACTGGACTGCTGTTTGGGTGTTTCAGCTttaggatggaccaggttctgtctgagggtgtagtTGGGTTTAACggttctgagactcctgccacgttggGGTGACGGTATTGTGTCTGATGTCATTGTCTTTGCTGGTTGCTGCCGTGGGGTTTTTCCAGACTGTTTTGTTGACTTAGCCACGGCCCGGTTATGGTATCCGCAGTTCTAGAGAGCTTTCCTGATGTGATTTTCTTCCTTTTGCTTTCCTTCAGTGTTTGTGGGAATGTTCTCAGCCCGATGGTGTAATAACAGAGTCAGATGTGAGTCGAATGGCAGAGACTGGTCTGTGCTCCATGTTTTAGACATCTGAACTGACTGTGTGCTCCCTTTCTCTctatagctgtttttacaggaccgtagcgtttgcaaaacgggattagccgcggctccctgggggaggattttggcatttataggagcaaagctgaagctagaataaaccgccatcaggcacctctcaaaccaagacgggataaagggaggtcgctgggcgaatttccgactagaagaacatgaacgcgctctaaagcttgggtccacttcactaaatgtgatgggtaactgggtgatgataaaaccagcgacaacgatctaagtgagacatcctcatcttaatctgctccagcagctaaataaaatgtttaagataacgttagcttgatttgttagcttccgttccgctaatggtgcgttcgctttctcttcggaactccaaatttccgactagaagaacatgaacgcgctctaaagtttggcttcacttcactaaatgcgacgggtgattgggtgaagatgaaaccagcgacaatgatctaagtgtgaggcatcatcgttttaatctgctccagcagctaaataaactgtttaagataacgttagcttgatatgttagcttccattgccaccattgttatcagctaatggtgcgttcgctttctcctcggaaattctaacttcccagtaggaaaaatcaaatgaaaaaagacggcaaacggaatgaagatacacagtaaatttagttcacagtaaagatgtttgcttcagtttaattatcagcttataaaactacaaggacgatgttaaaatacaaacagttgtatgttatttatcgtgatatttatcaaatattgttatatattgagaaaaatatatatttaattataaaagagaattaaaatattaaacactcaaaagtatctaaaattggtaccgttaagtaccggtatcgattcctaggtaccgggaattagtaccgaattgattcaaatgtcaaaggtacccagtcTCCGCGTCcatccagtttgccatgttgtaggtggttgaaagatactagtgagaggccatgtttacgagacccacaaattcggattCATCACTCTGTAATGATGCGATGGCCTGTCTTATAAAAGACGTTTACGTGCATCTCCATTTATACAAGTTCACCATTGCTCATGTCGTTTTACTGAACAATTAAACGTATTTAAAGCTTCAatagcaaatctacaaaacaagctagctttaaacGCGGTCACAGAACCCtcctctcctgtcagctaagccATGCCCCCCTGATTTGGGAACCCACATTTCCAGAGTAAACAAGAGAGTGTTAAATACCAGTCAACGTTTTCtacgtccaaacatcttttgttgtccgtgacttcaaactgtgtttttcttttaGGGACCTAAAATAAAAACCTAAAGTAGAAGCGGTAGCAGCTGTttttccttctctgatgttattgagcggagaacctctcacacctgtgGTGTTCTGGTGTGAACAAGCCCCCATAACGCGcgtctgaaattgaagccaacacggaagtgacaacaattgcagttccaacctcatccactaggggctggtgtcagaagcgagcaaatcctcattgactcccatgttaaaaataccaatttcacagcagaaataaacatgtttacagcctggtaccaaaacatgttttaggtttaaatgatctagtttacactcaggacaactctgaggggggtgaatttttttctcactcttctgtttaagtgtattaaaaacctaaaattctgtataattaatgagcatcagacccacgtgaccacagagctagctccggggaaaggcctcagtagagcctcggtctggcctggaaactgctccgtcattttcagtctctcaacttagaccagtagttgtagcgtcagtgcgttctttttggatattatttgtgcaattgttagaCAAAATGACtttctgtggcattaattgcactaatagagcgtccaaggagtctccacttcatttttttcggtaagtaaaattatatttatgtattttaggtcactgccaagctgagcttagattttaacatgtactgtttaaccatgacatttaaatgtaatagggtgcatttaacataatgctgcactttagaaaatgggatgaaatataacatgttggtggagctgggttcccactatcggttatggtcccctcccctcagcggcagctcggcgcatctctgactgtagcggcgcttgtctgctgtgcggctgccggcttgtggaggtctcggagacctctgtgttccacccggttctccccagcggtcagcccggcgtatctctgactcagaagctccggtgttgtgcacagttaactccggttgtagctaggtagctacctctgttagcttagctcccacctcctcattagctttgggttagcttgtagctacatcgcttcagttcgacgggtgtcgtcatttgatcccaccctcagctccacctcttttcccttttttggaattgtctgagcttgacggaacctgtgacacggtcaaaatggcggtggtggccacctcccattttggcttaaaaacgtATTTTTGGAGCCtgtggacacgaattgtccagtatatatgttgatgactGCGAATCacatgagtgtgtgatgagtggaggacccagggaagtgcagcgggGTTGCACTCACTTCATAACGTGGATCTTCTTCTAAAAAAGGAGACTAGGAAAGCTGACAGATGAAAAATAAAGGGTGGAGGGGGTACTAAAAGGCATTGCTCACTAATCGTGAATAACAAGTGGATATGAAGGATTCAATCAGGAGTGACATCACTGCGATTTAGATCCTGGCATTCCCGAGCTGCCATTCACCTGTATTTCACCCTTTTCCTTAATTACTTTAATTATACCCTCATTGGCTTCATGTATTTATATGCATCTGTTTTCCTCCTCTCCGTGGGCCTGGCAGGGCGTGATCACCTCAGGTAAGATAACAGGTGAACCAAAATAGCAACAAGCAGCTGCCAAGCGACTTCAGGATACGCTGCTGCATTTCAGAACTCCTTTATTGGTCGTTGGAACACGGGCTGCAGAGATTCGTGCTCACCAAACCGGGCGGGACGGCGGGTCTGTTTATGTCTGGTTGTCTCTTTCTGGGTGGATTTGGAAAGTTATGCATGAAACGTCTTCGTGGGAACTTTTTTCTCCTCGGCTGTGATTATATGGACAGAAGcagcccccccctccccctccccctccccctcccctgccCCCCACCGCCATTCATCCTAAAACACAAAGATGAGATTCTGCAGAAACACAACAGAGCAGACAGCCTGCATTTTGGGATAATTACAGTAATCACCGTTTGAAGAATAAACTAGATGGAATGCATGTGTCTTCCATTTTTCAGAAGAACAGTTTCTCACAGCTTCAGACCCACACCTGAGCAGACACAGctgcaagcacacacacccacaagcaGACGCCGGCTGCAGGAATGAGTGGAATCGATGAGGAACGTTTGAACTTTACGCCCGTCTGTAGCTCCGACTCACACTCCGTACCTACCTGTGCGCCGCGCTGATGCACGTCTACCGTCAGCGGCCTCTGTCAGAGGCTGAATCTGCTGCAGGGAATTTTGGGAATCTCAGCTACGCTGAGCCTCTCACTgccactcctccctctctcacacacacacacacacacagacacacacggccCTCATTTTGTTTATACAGAGACATGGGGGCTGGACGCCCTTCCCTCAGAGAAAACAAAGATGAGATACAGGTAAGAAGTCATCCGGAGAGATGCAGACGGGGCCTAGCGTGTGAGTGCAGGACCGGAGCAGAGGTGGGGCTATTTTTGGAGCAGAGGAGGATTCACCCAATGAATTTACATAACTGGAATTCCTCCCGTGTTAACACCAAAAACAGATTTCTCCTGCTGCTATAAGGAGGCTAACCCCCCACAGGTGAGCTGGAATAACAAGGTGCTGGTTTTAGTCTCCGGGGACCAGGTTAATCCTTCCTGTTCACGACTTTCCTGCAGCTAATCTGGGCTCAGCCGGGTCCTGAAAAGGACATTTTAACTTCAGTTCATGCAACAACTTTTCACACCATTGGCTGTGTGTAGCATTTACGCAGGACCCATCTCAGACTAAACCCTCAGAGGGGTCaaaggaaaaggaaagaaagtTTCACTGCAGTTTTTGACTTCTTGAAGCAAAAACAGATGATTGTGCAAGCAGGAAAGCATCTTCCCATCTCCTACGGCATAAAAAGGAGGTTTTTGGTGATTTTGAAAGTTTAAAAAAACATCAAAAAGAGGAGCACATCGCTGCCTCGTGCCATTtccgcatgtgtgggttttctcccacggaccaaaaacatgcatgttaggttgaCTGGTGGCTCTgaattgtctctgtgtgtcctcgTGATGGACCGGAGACTTGTCCAGGATGTTGTCCCCCCACCTCTCACCTGGTGACCGATAAAAAGTGAGTtgccccttctttccaccagagccgtcagcagcacgttactgcagcagcacgtcttgctcgcgtaagctgctgcttggcccttcccacgagacgcgaagcagcaggggagcagctgtcaccgaccgagcacgaagtcacacgagtgacgtcgtcagtaaacacaacaacaagcaggagaaaactacaacatggctccaaaatgtttgtgttttatgttctgtccgttttataatcgccaatacggctcTGAaacacaaaggagaccgctagctaggtgataacttctcacggggccgcacagttagtaaccttttttaaagtaaagcaaccagaaggcagtacgttctttattctgaaaatctctggagtttcgctccgtttccgcgtccgatttcctgtctttccttaaaatgtcgaacttgacccgtttcagaggcgtcgcgtgtagaaaatagaaccggcgcgtaaaggccgcgacatgctgctcctgagacgcggccgactcgcgctgctgacggctccggtggaaaaggttctgttgaccacagcggttcctatcagcagctatgacgtgctgctgcagtaacgtgctgctgacggctccggtggaaagccggggttagatgtTGTAAACGTTTCCTCTTTTGAGTTCAAAtccttcaggactgatgagctaacggctagtcccaAGATCAAAGACCTAAAGTCTTCTGTCCGTTTCACTGTAAAAACCTTTATTACGCCGAGGCGTTGTTGTTTACAGATAAAAGTATCAGCTGTTGCAGCAAAGTGTGTCTTTTCTGTTGCACCCAGGGCTCGATCCAGCAGGGGTTTCTTCATATCTCCACTAAAACTGTAACAAAAACCAAAACTGTCCGCTTTGAAACGTTAATGAAACTGAGTTTGCTTTAAATTATGCAAAATGTGGACGATCTGAGCCGTTTTAGGGATACAGGTGGCGGCGTTTGGACTAGCCAATAGCCTATCAGTCTCTTTGTCTGAGCAGATGTTGTTGAGAAAGTTATCAATGGCATCATGAATATCTGTAAAAGACAGAAATGTTCCTTTCAATCAGCTTTAGCctaaaaaaaatccaagaaaAATGATGTTTTCCTGATTCCTGCAGGGAAACCGCCGTTCCACCACGGAGCCGAAATTGTAACCTAGACGATGAAAACTGAGAACAGGTGTGCAGCTGCCTTTCACAGCAAATCCCTtctccacaggtgtgtgtgtgtgtgtgtgtgtgtgtgtgtgtgtgtgtgtgtgtgtgtgtgtgtgtgtgtgtgtgtgtgtgtgtgtgtgtgtgtgtgtgtgtgtgtgtgtgtgtgtgtgtgtgtgtgtgttttggcagAGCGAGTGAAATTAAATACATCATATCTCACTTTTGTGAGGAGAAAAGCGACCGAACGGCGgcacacccaccccccaccccatggCTGCTTTCCTACACTCCGGTTTTCAGCTCACAGCGGGCGTCCTCGGGAGCTTCAGAGAAAACATTTGGAGAACTTTACCTCCTGGAACAGACACGCAAGCTGTGCACAGAGTTTGATTAGGTGTTGGGTCTACGAGGAGGTCCTCTACTCAGATAAAAGCCATTTCTACTTCTGAAGCGTCCGACTTCCTGTCCAAAGACACTTTTAGACCTCGAGTTTAGAAATGTGCAACAGCATTTTGTTGCTACTAAGTCCTGATACAGCTCCTCCTAAAATACTTTTCTAATTTGTTTCATTTGAGCTGAAGGATGACGAAGCAAACCAAGAACCTTCATTTCAGAGAAACAAGCTCCTTCGGGCTTTTCAGCCTAACTGGACCAACAGAACTTCAAGTATACATGTTCACATCCTTCATGGCCTCCTCGAACCCTTCTCTTTCACACCCACACAACAAAACGCTTTAGCGTATCATCTGCATGTCATGAGTCTGCTGTTTGTCCCTCTGAGTCTCTTTGCAGGcgggcgtgtcggagagcctcagctgcggctgatttcccatcagcaaggccaggggatttaaggagtggcgtgtccacactccagcgccggttgatactctcacctgggTAGCCTCCAGCCTCGTCCTGAACTTGTAATATTTTTGCAATCTTGCCCTGCTTGTCCTGTTTTTAATTGCCTGTCCTGCCTCCAGATCTACCACCGGATCCCAGCCTGAGTTCTCGTCTTTCCTGGAGTGTGAACCTCAACATCGTCACTCATCTCCCCTGGCCCTCTGCTCTCCGCCGTTCACCTGCCCTGGATACCTGTCAGCCACAGCCTTCCTGCCTCAACCCAGTTCTCCATCGACCGGACCTGACCAACCCTCTGCTCACATCCATCCTCTGTTCTGGCTCCGTAAGATCTCCCTTCCCTCTGTTTATATCTGGTTCTCTCGTTCCTGGTCTGACCTCCATGTGTTTTTCTATTTTTTAGACCCCGGCCCGGTTTCCGCTTCATCGAAGTTTCACCCTTAGTTCCTGTTGGCTTTTTCCAGCACCCGTTTGGAGCTGCGTCCtctgtttattttttcatttaataaaaccATATTCTTATTTCTTACCTcctgattctttcatgtgggtcaggaagcTTCCTGCGATCATAACGCTGCAATCACAATTTGTCCCCAACATCTAGGGTGATCATTAGATGGAATTCAAACATGCAGACACACCAAACTGCTCAGAGTGACGCACCGATCCGGATCTCAGACCACTCTTGGATTACAGCGGAGATTACAGCTAGTATCTAACCGTTTCTGCAACAATCTAAAGACTTGCAGAATGTCAATGCAAACACAAATAAGAGAGACAGAGTGGGAGGTTTCCAGGATTCCTATAAACAGCTGAGAGGGAAGGAGTGCCGGAGATGACAGCTTAACAAGCTCATAACTCAGCTTCAGTCTGCGGAGTCCGGCTGCTTTGTCATCTAGCTGAGGTGCTGACAGGAGAAGCGTCACTTCGACGTCCAGGCGTCGAGTTGATCAGACACCTGCGTGAGCCACGGTTCTTCCATTTTCCCTCTGTAATCTGAGTAAATTCTGAGGGAATGTGGGATTAGATTACAGCTTTGATGTGAATTCAAGCTGATTGTGTAAAAATCTAGTAAACACGACATCGCCAGGAAGGGGCAGAATGAGTAAATCTGACACACAACATAGATTTAGCTTCCTGTGTTTTATGTAAATAACATACAACCAACAGCGCCTAAACCAGGTGATTTATGAGACTTACTGAAGATGTTTGGCGGTTTTAGTTACTTGCAGCGGCCATCGGCGCCCtgatataaataaaaacaactattATTGAGTTTTTCTGATGttctcataaagaaacaagcaaaatCGGGTGAATAGCTGCCCAAAAACCAGATTATGACAGGGTCTGAGCCAATAaactcacttcctgtctgaatAATCTGGGTTAAAGCAGATCCATTCCAAACAGGATCGACCTTAACCTCTGACCTCTGATTTAACATCAGTATGGATTCTTTTGTCTTCTTCCTGAACCTGAGAGCTTGCATCTCTTCTGTTGGGTTTGCTCTGCTTCCTTGTTCCATCAGAGCAGGATGACAGGAGCTCAGGTCAGCTGCACCTGCTGACGCTCTTCTGTGCGCAAACGTGGATTTTGTGTTTGGGATAATTAGCTGTCCCTACCTGTCCCGTCTCGCCTCCCTCCCCGCCCCTCCTCACACCGTTTTGACATACAGATACTATAGAACTTGAACGTGTCCGGGTGCTAAACCCCGCCCGTGGGCCGGCCCCCGCAGAGGCAGTATATTATAGCAGGACACGCATGTCTCCGGAGACAAATCCGTGTCGTGCAGCTCTCCGAGGCTCGGCTCAGAAACTCTCCGACGCATCAGTGCTGAACACCTGCTCCGCGCAGCCTCCGGGTCTCCGACGGTTTTGGGGGAGAAATAATGAAGCTGGAAGTTTTCTCAGCGCACCACTTCGCGCACAAGCCGGTGGAGTTGTGCATGGAGCCAGACGGGGGAGTCCCCTCCCCTCTGTCCGGGGACGAGCTGGGGTCTGACGGGGACTTCGTGGCCAACAGCCCGGCACCTGTCAGCCAAAGCGGGGAGGGCGGCAAGGGCAAGCCGTACACCCGCAGACCCAAGCCCCCCTACtcctacatcgctctcatcgccaTGGCCATCCGGGAGTCCAGCAGCGGCCGCCTGACTCTGGCGGAGATCAACGACTACCTGATGAAGAAGTTCCCGTTTTTCCGGGGCAGCTACACCGGCTGGAGGAACTCCGTGCGCCACAACCTGTCACTCAACGACTGCTTCCTGAAAGTGCTGCGGGATCCGTCCAGACCGTGGGGGAAGGACAACTACTGGATACTGAACCCGCACAGCGAGTACACCTTCGCTGATGGGGTGTTCCGCCGCAGGAGGAAGCGCATCGCCAAGCGCGCCCCAAAGGAGCAGGAGAGCCCGTACATCCTGAGCGAGGACACCCGCCTCCCTGCTGCGGAGGAGAGGGTGGGGGCCAAGTTCTCCAGCTCATTCGCCATCGACAGCATCCTCAGCACGCCCTTCAGACGGAGGGAAGACGGCCACCCTGACCCGGAGAACCCCAACCCGCGGGTGTACTGGTCCCCAGGGGCCCACATGCTACCTTACACCCTGAACTATCCGGTCCCGAACACGTTCGTGTCCGCGGCGGGCTACGGCAGCACAGAACCGGGCCGGGACCCTAACCTGCAGCGGGGCATGGCCCCACCTGAGCCCGCCTTCAAGGTGCCCAGCAAGCGGCGCGGTTTCCTCATAGACTCCCTGCTGTCATGAAGCTCGTGGCCTGCTGTCACACCTGCGTGCACTTTTTGTGGGCGCGCGCAGCTTCGACGGCTGAAGCGTGCTGGACTCAGTTTGTGACCAAACTACTGTAAAGTggaaaaacaaacatggcgtgTTGTCAAAACAGCTCCGGCTGCGTGGTGACGAACCAAAACATTCGAGTCAGCGCAGGACATTCctccgtgtgcgtgcgtgcgcgcgtgtgtgtgtgtgtattcatggTTCATTGGTCATTTCTCTTGTTTGATGGTAACCATGTTAAAGTCTTTATTTATATTTGTATGTTTTGTATGAActgctgtgtgttaattataaacTATTGACCAGCTGCGTTAGAATCACGC is a genomic window containing:
- the foxq1b gene encoding forkhead box protein Q1b: MKLEVFSAHHFAHKPVELCMEPDGGVPSPLSGDELGSDGDFVANSPAPVSQSGEGGKGKPYTRRPKPPYSYIALIAMAIRESSSGRLTLAEINDYLMKKFPFFRGSYTGWRNSVRHNLSLNDCFLKVLRDPSRPWGKDNYWILNPHSEYTFADGVFRRRRKRIAKRAPKEQESPYILSEDTRLPAAEERVGAKFSSSFAIDSILSTPFRRREDGHPDPENPNPRVYWSPGAHMLPYTLNYPVPNTFVSAAGYGSTEPGRDPNLQRGMAPPEPAFKVPSKRRGFLIDSLLS